In the genome of Chlamydia trachomatis A/HAR-13, one region contains:
- a CDS encoding DUF3604 domain-containing protein — protein MRRSVCYVTPSVARAGQISTWRFEYSSANFLPEGTLLKFDLGIDGRPIDWEIPSTDLSQPCNTIYLETPSEDIVAAKAVYAPGGYIPTFEFTLPCDVEAGDTFSIILGSSPNFPQEDSSGNGAQLFTQRRKPFSLYVDPSGKGSFEDPDIFTMDIRGNVLKNIRIFAPSYVIKNKRFDITVRFEDEFGNLTNFSPEETHIELSYEHLRENLNWQLFIPETGFVILPNLYFNEPGIYRIQLRNQATKEVFTSAPIKCFAETSSHLLWGLLHGESERVDSEGNIESCLRYFRDDCALNFFATSSFEIQDGLTPETIKTINQTVADFNEEDRFIALSGAQYLSEEPGEGIREVLLMKEPKSPGKHKECKLFPLSKLYKQSTSHELISIPSFTASKKFGYNFNNFHPEFERVVEIYNAWGCSERTEAEGNPFPIKGSIDSENPEGTVLSALKRNLRFGFVAGGLDDRNLYNHFFDSDQQQYSPGLTAVICNKYSRDSLLEALYQRQCYATTGQRIIVNFQITSAPMGSELSTAIKPGLVINRHISGYVAGTAKIASIEIIRNEDILHTFHPDGNNFEYEYDDLSPFAQVTLKGPQNGAPFAFYYLRVTQENGAMAWSSPIWIDLN, from the coding sequence ATGCGCAGATCTGTTTGTTACGTTACTCCTTCAGTTGCTAGGGCTGGTCAAATTTCTACCTGGCGTTTCGAATATTCTTCAGCTAATTTCCTTCCCGAAGGCACATTGCTAAAATTTGACCTGGGAATAGACGGACGCCCTATAGACTGGGAGATTCCTTCTACAGATCTTTCTCAACCATGTAATACAATTTATTTAGAAACGCCTTCCGAGGATATTGTGGCTGCAAAAGCTGTGTATGCTCCCGGAGGCTATATCCCTACTTTCGAATTTACTCTCCCTTGTGATGTGGAAGCTGGGGACACTTTCTCTATTATTCTTGGCTCCTCTCCCAACTTCCCTCAAGAGGACTCTTCAGGTAATGGTGCTCAATTATTTACTCAACGCCGTAAACCTTTCTCTCTTTATGTTGACCCATCAGGGAAAGGATCTTTTGAAGATCCCGATATCTTCACAATGGATATCAGAGGAAATGTATTAAAAAATATCCGGATTTTTGCTCCTTCTTATGTGATCAAAAACAAACGCTTTGATATTACAGTGCGCTTCGAAGATGAATTTGGGAACTTAACCAATTTCTCCCCAGAAGAGACCCATATCGAGCTTTCGTACGAACATCTTCGCGAAAACCTCAATTGGCAATTGTTCATCCCTGAAACAGGCTTTGTGATCCTTCCAAACCTGTATTTCAATGAACCAGGTATTTATCGTATTCAACTACGCAATCAAGCAACAAAAGAGGTCTTTACATCAGCGCCTATCAAATGTTTTGCAGAAACCTCCTCTCATCTTTTGTGGGGGCTTCTACATGGAGAATCTGAACGTGTCGACTCTGAAGGTAATATTGAGTCTTGCTTGCGTTATTTTCGTGATGACTGCGCGTTAAACTTTTTTGCAACATCCTCTTTCGAAATTCAAGATGGCCTGACCCCAGAAACCATTAAAACCATTAACCAAACCGTTGCTGATTTTAATGAAGAAGATCGTTTCATTGCCTTATCCGGAGCACAGTACCTTTCTGAAGAGCCTGGCGAGGGAATTCGTGAAGTATTGCTGATGAAGGAACCCAAATCCCCAGGGAAACATAAAGAATGCAAACTATTTCCTTTATCTAAGCTATATAAGCAATCAACTAGTCATGAGTTAATCTCAATCCCCAGCTTCACTGCTTCAAAGAAATTTGGATACAATTTTAATAATTTCCATCCTGAATTTGAAAGAGTTGTTGAAATTTATAATGCCTGGGGATGCTCTGAAAGAACTGAAGCTGAAGGAAACCCTTTCCCTATTAAAGGTTCTATCGACTCAGAAAATCCAGAGGGAACTGTTCTATCTGCTTTAAAGAGAAACCTGCGTTTTGGATTCGTAGCCGGTGGTCTTGATGATAGAAATCTATACAATCACTTTTTTGATTCCGATCAACAGCAATACTCCCCTGGATTAACAGCTGTGATCTGCAATAAATATTCTCGGGATTCCTTACTCGAGGCATTATACCAACGACAATGCTATGCTACAACCGGCCAAAGAATTATCGTGAATTTCCAGATTACATCTGCTCCTATGGGCTCCGAACTCTCCACAGCCATTAAACCAGGGCTCGTGATCAATAGACATATTTCGGGATATGTAGCAGGAACTGCCAAGATTGCGTCGATCGAAATCATCCGCAATGAGGATATTCTCCATACCTTCCACCCAGATGGAAATAACTTTGAGTATGAGTACGACGATCTCTCTCCTTTTGCACAAGTCACTCTAAAAGGTCCTCAAAATGGAGCTCCTTTTGCTTTTTACTACTTACGAGTCACTCAAGAGAATGGAGCTATGGCTTGGAGCTCTCCTATTTGGATAGATCTTAACTAA
- a CDS encoding CofH family radical SAM protein, producing MTTLPARILPKSACLKTLFDDYLSGARLSEEQALQLLLVDAEDQQALWSFADLIRANRVGDTVFYSSTLYLYPTNFCQFNCTFCSFYAKPGNPTGWFFTPDQLVQSIKENPSPITETHIVAGCYPSCNLAYYEELFSKIKQNFPDLHIKALSAIEYDYLSKLDNLPVKEVMQRLRIAGLDSIPGGGAEILVDEVRETLSRGRLSSQGFLEIHETAHSLGIPSNATMLCYHRETPADIMTHMSKLRALQDKTSGFKNFILLKFASENNALGKRLHKMTSRHSIPPATIIAVARLFLDNIPNIKALWNYLGLDVALHLLSCGANDLSSTHQGEKVFRMASSQEPIRMDIEGMSHLIIQHGRIPCLVNSKTV from the coding sequence ATGACGACTCTTCCAGCTCGAATCCTACCTAAAAGCGCATGTCTTAAAACTTTATTTGATGACTATTTATCTGGAGCGCGTCTTTCTGAAGAACAAGCTTTACAATTACTTCTCGTTGATGCTGAGGATCAACAAGCTTTATGGAGCTTTGCTGATCTTATTCGTGCCAATCGTGTTGGTGACACAGTTTTCTACTCGTCGACCCTTTATTTATACCCTACAAACTTCTGTCAGTTTAACTGTACGTTTTGTTCTTTCTATGCCAAACCAGGGAACCCTACAGGATGGTTCTTTACTCCAGATCAACTCGTACAATCTATAAAAGAAAACCCTTCTCCCATTACAGAAACGCATATTGTAGCAGGATGCTACCCCTCTTGTAATCTTGCTTACTATGAAGAGCTCTTCTCCAAAATTAAGCAAAATTTCCCAGATCTACATATTAAAGCGCTCTCAGCTATCGAGTATGATTATCTGTCAAAATTAGACAATCTCCCAGTTAAAGAAGTCATGCAACGCTTGCGTATCGCTGGCCTTGATTCTATTCCTGGTGGGGGTGCTGAGATCTTAGTCGATGAAGTCCGAGAGACCCTCTCGCGAGGCAGATTATCTTCCCAAGGATTCTTAGAGATCCATGAAACAGCGCATTCCTTAGGAATCCCTAGCAATGCTACCATGCTGTGCTACCATCGAGAGACTCCTGCAGATATAATGACACATATGAGTAAACTGCGCGCTCTTCAAGACAAAACTTCTGGCTTTAAGAATTTTATCCTCCTCAAATTTGCGTCAGAGAATAATGCTTTAGGAAAGCGTCTACACAAAATGACTTCAAGACACTCGATTCCTCCTGCAACTATTATTGCAGTTGCTCGACTATTCCTAGACAACATCCCTAATATTAAAGCTCTATGGAATTATTTAGGTCTCGACGTTGCTCTACACTTGTTATCATGCGGAGCCAATGATTTGTCTTCCACTCACCAAGGAGAAAAGGTATTTCGAATGGCCTCTTCCCAAGAGCCTATTCGTATGGATATTGAAGGGATGTCCCATCTCATAATACAACATGGTCGTATCCCATGCTTAGTCAATTCCAAGACCGTTTAA
- a CDS encoding menaquinone biosynthesis protein encodes MLSQFQDRLNIGCVRYVNALPFSSGLSQAPGVSLLMDTPTNLVPKLLSREIDYALTSVAATFSSPLHRVSSFGIAAYKKILSVNLHATSQFFAKEAPHIAATKESLSSILLLRVLCENLWNIPFPSVTLLSSDSILTQAEHYDALLLIGDTALRHPIIPGFHTYDLAASWYDLTAKPFVFAGILSLSSTISFQLQQEFSSALNYFQNHKQDITSKAAALLKLPESLMQEYYTLCRYELSEEDFAGLEQFRDYYDRLPQQAKYPNHVRFSCAYL; translated from the coding sequence ATGCTTAGTCAATTCCAAGACCGTTTAAACATTGGTTGTGTACGCTACGTTAACGCTTTACCTTTTTCTAGCGGCTTATCACAAGCTCCAGGCGTCTCCTTGCTTATGGATACCCCTACCAATCTGGTGCCTAAACTCCTGTCACGAGAAATAGATTATGCGTTAACCTCTGTAGCAGCAACATTCTCTTCTCCCTTACACAGAGTATCTTCCTTTGGGATCGCGGCTTATAAAAAAATCCTAAGCGTAAACTTACATGCTACTTCGCAATTTTTTGCTAAGGAAGCTCCTCATATAGCGGCTACTAAAGAGAGTCTTTCTTCTATTTTGCTGCTACGAGTTCTATGCGAAAACCTATGGAATATTCCGTTCCCTTCCGTTACCCTACTTTCCTCGGACAGCATTCTTACACAAGCTGAACACTATGATGCTTTATTATTGATAGGAGATACGGCATTACGCCATCCTATAATCCCAGGATTCCACACTTATGACCTAGCAGCTTCTTGGTATGACCTGACTGCAAAACCTTTTGTTTTTGCTGGGATTCTCAGCCTTTCTTCAACTATTTCATTTCAGCTTCAACAGGAGTTCTCTTCCGCATTGAATTATTTTCAGAATCATAAACAAGATATTACCAGCAAAGCAGCTGCATTACTAAAACTCCCAGAATCGCTTATGCAAGAATACTATACTTTATGTCGCTATGAGCTTTCTGAAGAGGATTTTGCAGGGTTAGAACAGTTTAGAGACTATTATGACCGACTTCCACAACAAGCCAAATATCCAAATCATGTTCGATTCTCTTGCGCCTACCTATGA
- the ubiE gene encoding bifunctional demethylmenaquinone methyltransferase/2-methoxy-6-polyprenyl-1,4-benzoquinol methylase UbiE: MTDFHNKPNIQIMFDSLAPTYDKINGILSLGLHIAWNNALVSLLGETNHLLDLCAGTGRVALSYVQNYPRASATLVDFSTKMLENVQKRHPSAPFSYITSDVTHLPLPDNTFRLASMAYGLRNLSYPLEALREVYRVLQPGGHLGILELTRPATYNPVYLLHKLYLNLVVPSVGRFYSGNSYAYSYLKESIRDLPRDAALEAIFHAAHLRPIRKRKLLFGTATIWILEK; encoded by the coding sequence ATGACCGACTTCCACAACAAGCCAAATATCCAAATCATGTTCGATTCTCTTGCGCCTACCTATGATAAAATCAATGGTATTCTATCATTAGGCTTGCATATAGCTTGGAACAATGCTTTGGTTTCTCTCTTAGGAGAAACTAACCATCTATTAGATTTATGTGCAGGAACAGGCCGGGTAGCCCTATCTTATGTCCAGAACTATCCTCGAGCCTCAGCAACTCTTGTTGATTTCTCAACAAAAATGCTAGAAAACGTCCAAAAACGCCACCCCTCAGCTCCATTCTCCTATATTACGAGTGACGTAACACACTTGCCGCTTCCGGATAATACGTTTCGTTTAGCTTCTATGGCCTATGGATTACGGAACTTATCCTATCCATTAGAGGCTCTTAGGGAAGTGTATCGAGTATTACAACCTGGAGGACACTTGGGTATTCTAGAACTGACACGCCCAGCAACATATAACCCAGTTTACCTGCTACACAAGCTCTATCTAAATCTTGTTGTTCCTAGCGTCGGCCGTTTTTATTCTGGGAACAGCTATGCTTATTCGTATCTGAAAGAAAGTATCCGGGATCTCCCACGCGATGCCGCTCTCGAAGCAATCTTTCATGCAGCGCATTTACGCCCTATCCGGAAACGCAAACTACTTTTTGGCACAGCAACCATTTGGATTTTAGAGAAGTAA
- a CDS encoding UPF0158 family protein has product MTTYPVPQNPLLLRVLRLMDAFSKSDDERDFYLDRVEGFIFYIDLDKDQEDLDKIYQELEENADRYCLIPKLTFYEIKKIMETFVNEKIYDIDTKEKFLEIVQSKNAREQFLEFLYDHETEQEKWQQFYVERSRIRIIEWLRNNQFQFVFEEDLDFSKHILEQLKVHLFDAKVSKELTQARQLLLNKSKVYYSNEALNPRPKRGRPPKQSAKVEAETTISSDIYTKVPSVARRFLFLPEITSPSSLTFSEKFDTEEEFLAHLRGGGRLEDQLNLAKFSERFDSLRELSAKLGYDSDGETGDFFDEEYDDEEEEIKPKKTTKRGRKKSRS; this is encoded by the coding sequence ATGACGACATATCCTGTACCTCAAAATCCTCTTTTATTACGCGTTCTACGCCTGATGGACGCCTTCTCGAAGTCTGATGACGAGAGAGATTTCTATTTAGATCGGGTAGAAGGGTTTATCTTTTACATAGATCTTGATAAAGATCAGGAAGATCTAGATAAAATTTATCAGGAATTGGAAGAAAATGCGGATCGGTATTGCTTGATTCCAAAATTGACCTTCTACGAAATTAAGAAGATCATGGAAACTTTTGTAAACGAAAAAATTTACGATATCGATACTAAAGAAAAATTTTTAGAGATAGTGCAGTCTAAGAATGCGCGAGAGCAGTTTCTAGAGTTTTTATATGACCATGAGACTGAGCAGGAAAAGTGGCAACAGTTTTATGTTGAGCGTTCTCGTATTCGCATCATTGAGTGGCTTCGTAATAATCAGTTTCAGTTTGTCTTTGAAGAAGACCTTGATTTCTCTAAGCACATTTTAGAACAACTGAAGGTACATCTATTCGATGCCAAGGTATCGAAAGAGTTAACACAGGCGCGTCAGCTTCTTTTAAACAAATCTAAAGTATACTATTCGAACGAGGCTTTAAACCCTCGTCCAAAAAGAGGGCGACCTCCTAAACAGTCGGCAAAGGTTGAAGCTGAGACGACCATATCGAGCGATATCTATACAAAAGTCCCTTCGGTGGCACGACGTTTTCTATTTTTACCAGAGATAACATCTCCTTCTTCGCTTACTTTTTCTGAAAAATTTGATACAGAAGAAGAATTCCTCGCACACTTGCGAGGAGGAGGGCGTCTGGAAGACCAGTTGAATTTAGCTAAGTTTTCTGAGCGTTTTGATTCTTTGCGAGAATTATCCGCTAAGCTTGGTTACGATAGCGATGGAGAGACTGGGGATTTCTTCGACGAGGAGTACGACGACGAAGAAGAGGAAATCAAACCGAAGAAAACTACGAAACGTGGGCGTAAGAAGAGCCGTTCATAA
- the dapF gene encoding bifunctional diaminopimelate epimerase/glutamate racemase, with translation MGFSSLLTTCRYLLYSGAGNSFILGESMPSLEDVLFLCQEEMVDGFLCVESSEIADAKLTVFNSDGSIASMCGNGLRCAMAHVAQCFGLEDVSIETERGVYQGKFFSMNRVLVDMTLPDWKKAERKLTHVLPGMPEQVFFIDAGVPHVVVFVSDLSKVPVQEWGSFLRYHEDFAPEGVNVDFVQRKKDDLLLVYTYERGCERETLSCGTGMLASALVAADIFSLGQDFSIAVCSRSRNLIKIFSEKGKVFLEGPVSLLNRSENFGWLEPKSRRFG, from the coding sequence ATGGGATTCTCTTCTCTTTTAACGACTTGTAGATATCTTTTATATTCTGGAGCAGGAAACAGTTTCATTTTGGGAGAATCGATGCCTTCTCTTGAGGATGTTCTGTTTTTATGCCAGGAAGAGATGGTTGATGGGTTTTTATGTGTAGAGTCTTCTGAAATAGCAGATGCTAAACTCACTGTTTTTAATAGTGATGGATCTATCGCATCTATGTGCGGGAATGGGTTGCGGTGCGCAATGGCGCACGTAGCCCAGTGCTTTGGACTTGAAGATGTTTCTATTGAAACAGAACGTGGTGTTTACCAAGGTAAGTTCTTTTCTATGAATCGGGTATTGGTTGATATGACATTACCTGATTGGAAAAAAGCTGAGCGGAAATTAACGCATGTGTTGCCTGGTATGCCGGAACAAGTATTTTTTATTGATGCAGGGGTTCCGCATGTCGTGGTTTTCGTTTCTGATTTAAGTAAGGTTCCCGTACAAGAATGGGGGTCTTTCTTGCGTTATCATGAAGATTTTGCTCCTGAAGGTGTAAATGTAGATTTTGTTCAGCGGAAGAAGGATGATCTACTGCTTGTCTATACTTATGAGCGAGGTTGTGAGCGAGAAACCTTATCTTGTGGGACAGGGATGTTGGCAAGTGCTTTGGTTGCAGCGGATATCTTTTCTCTAGGACAAGATTTCTCTATAGCGGTGTGTTCTCGTAGTAGAAATCTGATTAAGATTTTTTCTGAGAAAGGCAAGGTATTTTTAGAGGGTCCTGTGAGCCTATTGAATCGTAGTGAGAACTTTGGGTGGTTAGAGCCTAAATCAAGACGTTTTGGATAA
- a CDS encoding ATP-dependent Clp protease proteolytic subunit has translation MPEGEMMHKLQDVIDRKLLDSRRIFFSEPVTEKSATEAIKKLWYLELTNPGQPIVFVINSPGGSVDAGFAVWDQIKMISSPLTTVVTGLAASMGSVLSLCAVPGRRFATPHARIMIHQPSIGGTITGQATDLDIHAREILKTKARIIDVYVEATGQSREVIEKAIDRDMWMSANEAMEFGLLDGILFSFNDL, from the coding sequence ATGCCTGAAGGGGAAATGATGCATAAGTTGCAAGATGTCATAGATAGAAAGTTGTTGGATTCTCGTCGTATTTTCTTCTCCGAACCTGTAACGGAGAAAAGTGCTACAGAAGCCATCAAAAAGCTTTGGTATTTGGAACTCACCAATCCTGGGCAGCCAATTGTATTTGTCATTAATAGCCCTGGAGGGTCTGTTGATGCTGGGTTTGCTGTTTGGGACCAAATTAAAATGATCTCTTCTCCTTTGACTACAGTTGTTACAGGTTTAGCAGCATCTATGGGATCTGTATTGAGTTTGTGTGCTGTTCCAGGAAGACGTTTTGCTACGCCTCATGCGCGCATTATGATTCACCAGCCTTCTATTGGAGGAACCATTACTGGTCAAGCCACGGACTTGGATATTCATGCTCGTGAAATTTTAAAAACAAAAGCACGCATTATTGATGTGTATGTCGAGGCAACTGGACAATCTCGAGAGGTGATAGAGAAAGCTATCGATCGAGATATGTGGATGAGTGCAAATGAAGCAATGGAGTTTGGACTGTTAGATGGGATTCTCTTCTCTTTTAACGACTTGTAG
- a CDS encoding glycine hydroxymethyltransferase, whose product MASLLDRYLRNISDKSQQNLASVAYLASLDHLLHAFPSIGQSIVQELKSQRSRLKMIASENFSSLSVQLAMGNLLTDKYCEGSPFKRFYSCCENVDAIEWECAETAKELFGAESAFVQPHSGADANLLAIMSIITQKIQSPAVQRLGYKTINDLPEQEYEALKAEMAQHKCLGPSLNSGGHLTHGTVRMNIMSKLMHCLPYEVNLDTELFDYDEIAKIAKEHKPTVLIAGYSSYSRRLNFATLKQIAEDCGAVLWVDMAHFAGLVAGGVFVGEENPMPYADIVTTTTHKTLRGPRGGLVLAKKEYANTLNKACPLMMGGPLPHVIAAKAIALKEAMTINFRKYAHKVVENARTLAEVFQRNGLRLLTGGTDNHMLIIDLTSLGVPGRIAEDMLTSVGIAVNRNTIPSDASGQWKTSGIRLGTPALTTLGMGSAEMEEVANIIVKVLRNITVRSNAESGSSKSEGELSEGIAQEARQRVADLLGRFPLYPEIDLETLV is encoded by the coding sequence ATGGCATCGTTATTGGATAGATATCTGAGAAATATTTCCGACAAAAGTCAGCAAAATTTGGCATCAGTGGCCTATTTAGCATCATTAGATCATCTGTTACACGCTTTTCCATCTATAGGACAGAGCATTGTACAAGAATTAAAGAGTCAGCGATCTCGTTTAAAAATGATTGCTTCAGAAAACTTTTCTTCTCTATCTGTGCAACTTGCTATGGGGAATTTACTTACAGACAAGTATTGTGAAGGGAGCCCATTCAAACGATTTTATTCCTGTTGCGAGAATGTGGATGCAATTGAATGGGAATGCGCAGAGACGGCAAAAGAATTATTTGGTGCGGAAAGTGCTTTTGTTCAGCCTCATTCTGGAGCCGATGCGAATTTATTAGCGATCATGTCGATCATTACACAGAAGATCCAGAGCCCTGCGGTTCAACGGTTGGGATATAAAACGATCAATGATCTGCCTGAGCAGGAATACGAAGCATTAAAAGCTGAGATGGCTCAGCACAAATGCCTAGGCCCCTCTTTAAATTCTGGAGGGCATCTGACACATGGGACTGTGCGCATGAATATCATGTCTAAATTAATGCATTGTCTCCCTTATGAGGTGAATTTAGATACTGAATTATTTGATTATGATGAGATAGCAAAAATAGCGAAAGAACATAAGCCCACCGTTCTGATCGCAGGGTATTCGTCTTATTCTAGACGATTAAACTTTGCCACCTTGAAGCAAATTGCAGAAGACTGTGGCGCTGTTTTATGGGTGGATATGGCTCATTTCGCAGGCTTGGTTGCTGGAGGTGTGTTTGTAGGAGAAGAAAATCCTATGCCTTATGCAGATATCGTGACAACGACGACGCATAAGACTTTGCGAGGGCCAAGAGGTGGATTGGTTCTAGCTAAAAAAGAATATGCAAATACCTTGAACAAGGCTTGTCCTCTAATGATGGGCGGCCCACTTCCTCATGTTATAGCTGCTAAAGCTATTGCTCTGAAAGAAGCTATGACGATCAATTTCAGGAAGTATGCGCATAAAGTGGTAGAGAATGCACGGACTTTGGCTGAAGTGTTCCAGCGGAACGGGCTACGATTACTCACTGGCGGGACAGATAATCACATGTTGATTATTGATCTAACTTCTCTAGGAGTCCCTGGACGTATTGCAGAAGATATGTTAACCTCAGTAGGTATCGCAGTAAATCGTAATACTATTCCTTCAGATGCCTCTGGGCAGTGGAAGACTTCTGGTATTCGATTGGGGACTCCAGCTCTGACAACGCTAGGGATGGGCAGTGCCGAAATGGAAGAAGTTGCGAATATTATCGTGAAAGTATTGCGAAATATTACTGTGAGAAGCAATGCTGAGAGCGGTTCTAGTAAAAGTGAGGGAGAGCTGTCAGAAGGGATCGCTCAGGAAGCGAGACAACGTGTGGCTGATTTATTAGGAAGATTCCCTCTTTATCCTGAAATCGATCTGGAAACGCTAGTTTAG
- a CDS encoding uroporphyrinogen-III synthase, with translation MPLYLGLNPSSAKQYSAVFQPIIRIVPFSKHVPQIRHARKFLVSTSHILLTSPSSTACFFSSIRKRIPLSLFRNKSFVTIGEATSSRVKAFLPKANIVQSAFPQAEAFLPILSTLPSSSSLLYPHSVLARPILRSLLQTLPFSSFSYPHYTVKPITLSVSTFLPHKTIILTSPSIVRAYAQLFPCLPDKEHWCLGEISAAEFKQIFHTPPSKILFSTKEPTGC, from the coding sequence ATGCCTCTGTACTTAGGCCTCAATCCATCCTCTGCTAAACAATATTCTGCTGTTTTTCAGCCTATTATTCGCATAGTCCCTTTTTCAAAACACGTTCCTCAAATACGACATGCTAGGAAGTTCCTTGTATCAACTTCCCATATTTTGTTAACAAGCCCCTCTTCTACCGCTTGTTTTTTTTCTTCCATTAGGAAAAGAATCCCTTTATCCCTGTTCAGGAATAAATCCTTCGTTACCATAGGAGAAGCCACTTCTTCTCGTGTAAAGGCCTTTCTCCCCAAAGCTAATATTGTGCAAAGCGCATTCCCTCAAGCAGAAGCATTTCTTCCCATCCTATCGACTCTTCCTTCCAGCTCCTCCCTACTCTATCCTCACTCTGTACTCGCTCGTCCCATTCTCCGCTCTCTTCTACAAACACTCCCTTTCTCCTCCTTTTCCTATCCTCATTACACAGTTAAACCCATTACACTTTCCGTAAGTACCTTTCTTCCCCATAAAACTATTATTCTCACTAGCCCTTCTATCGTTCGTGCCTATGCACAACTATTTCCCTGCCTCCCTGATAAAGAACACTGGTGTCTAGGAGAGATTAGTGCAGCAGAATTCAAACAGATATTTCACACTCCTCCTTCCAAAATTCTTTTTTCAACTAAAGAACCGACAGGATGTTGA
- the ispF gene encoding 2-C-methyl-D-erythritol 2,4-cyclodiphosphate synthase, with translation MTEIPSSFVLPDPEWIYRVGIGQDSHRFLPDEDPKPCILGGIIFENTPGFEANSDGDVVFHAICNAFSSVTHKGILGGLADELLKTKGITDSVVYLQEAVASLKPTQQVSHLAITIEGKRPKLLPQLPSMRKRIAEVLHIPLDSINITATSGEGLTAMGQGYGVQCFCVLTIMEYCRY, from the coding sequence ATGACCGAAATCCCTTCTTCTTTTGTTCTTCCAGATCCTGAATGGATATATCGTGTAGGTATTGGTCAGGACAGTCACCGTTTTCTCCCTGACGAAGATCCCAAGCCCTGCATATTAGGTGGCATTATTTTTGAAAATACTCCAGGATTCGAAGCTAATTCGGATGGAGATGTTGTCTTCCATGCTATATGTAATGCGTTTTCGTCTGTAACGCACAAAGGTATTTTGGGAGGACTGGCTGACGAGCTTTTGAAAACAAAAGGCATTACCGATAGCGTAGTCTATCTACAAGAAGCTGTCGCCTCTTTAAAACCTACACAACAAGTCTCGCATCTAGCTATTACTATAGAAGGGAAGCGTCCTAAACTGCTCCCTCAGTTACCGAGTATGCGCAAGAGAATAGCCGAGGTTCTTCACATTCCTCTAGATTCCATTAACATTACAGCCACTTCTGGAGAAGGCTTAACTGCCATGGGACAAGGATATGGTGTTCAATGCTTTTGTGTTTTAACTATTATGGAATATTGTCGGTATTAG